A genomic window from Streptomyces mirabilis includes:
- a CDS encoding diacylglycerol kinase has protein sequence MTEVAASDQLLVVIDPVARWTDGESVRIAKDVLSAGATTKVCLPEGPEEFARALARRGSRRPVVVGDDRALLRVVSLLHRQRELAGCGVSLVPVGGVLSLARALGVPVGAVAAARAVLDGVERRLDLLVDESDGVVLGALRIPPVGAGGGMRGAEEVEMGGLGGVGGFGDAEGSGGSGGSGGSAGFGSFGGGASGLGGHAWLRTCQSLVRTLAARPARVASVPGPGPSRLRVEVDGVTLVDLDQPVEAVSVTPGVAGGAEVEVRPVSVGAEASPLRVVGRRVTVSGADFRYRADSVVSGPVRTRTWTVREGGWGLTLPS, from the coding sequence ATGACCGAGGTGGCGGCTTCCGACCAGCTCCTTGTGGTCATCGACCCGGTCGCCCGTTGGACGGACGGCGAGTCTGTACGGATCGCAAAAGACGTGCTCAGCGCGGGTGCGACGACGAAAGTATGCCTTCCGGAAGGGCCCGAGGAATTTGCCCGGGCGCTGGCCCGGAGAGGTTCCCGGCGGCCGGTCGTGGTGGGCGACGACCGTGCCCTCTTGCGTGTCGTGTCCCTTTTGCACCGACAGCGGGAGCTGGCCGGATGTGGGGTGTCGTTGGTGCCGGTGGGGGGTGTGCTGTCACTGGCGCGGGCGCTCGGGGTGCCCGTCGGGGCCGTCGCGGCGGCCCGGGCCGTGCTCGACGGGGTCGAGCGGAGGCTCGATCTGCTGGTCGACGAGAGTGACGGGGTGGTGTTGGGGGCGTTGCGGATTCCTCCGGTGGGAGCGGGTGGGGGGATGAGGGGTGCCGAGGAGGTCGAGATGGGGGGTCTCGGCGGTGTCGGCGGTTTCGGGGATGCTGAAGGTTCTGGGGGCTCCGGGGGCTCCGGTGGCTCCGCGGGTTTCGGGAGTTTCGGGGGTGGTGCTTCCGGGCTTGGGGGGCATGCGTGGCTGCGGACCTGTCAGTCACTGGTCCGTACGCTCGCGGCGCGGCCCGCGCGTGTGGCGTCCGTGCCGGGGCCCGGGCCTTCGCGGCTGCGGGTCGAGGTCGACGGGGTCACCCTGGTCGATCTGGATCAGCCGGTCGAGGCGGTGTCCGTGACGCCCGGCGTTGCCGGGGGTGCGGAGGTGGAGGTTCGGCCGGTTTCCGTGGGGGCGGAGGCTTCGCCGTTGCGGGTGGTGGGGCGGCGGGTGACGGTGTCCGGGGCGGACTTTCGGTATCGGGCGGATTCTGTGGTGTCCGGGCCTGTGCGGACGCGGACGTGGACGGTTCGGGAAGGGGGGTGGGGGCTCACGCTGCCGAGTTGA
- the eutC gene encoding ethanolamine ammonia-lyase subunit EutC yields the protein MTERQAIAPESDAALWNSLRRHTQARIGLGRAGSALPTRHRLELQAAHAAARDAVHSPFDPDVVASALAGAATIRVRSAAPDRLTYLQRPDLGRRLHDVDRAHLPRDGWDVVFVVADGLSSRAVHEHAAAVVRATTQRLPSDWRVAPVVLAEQARVALGDDIAHALGAGMAVVLIGERPGMSAADSLGAYLTYDPRPGRTTDADRNCLSNIRPPLGLSHTDAATKLATLMRRARDLGRTGVSLKDESTPALP from the coding sequence ATGACGGAACGTCAAGCAATCGCACCCGAGTCGGACGCCGCCCTCTGGAACTCCCTGCGCCGGCACACCCAGGCCCGGATCGGGCTCGGGCGGGCCGGCTCGGCGTTGCCCACGCGGCACCGGCTCGAACTGCAGGCCGCGCACGCCGCCGCGCGGGACGCGGTGCACTCGCCGTTCGACCCGGACGTGGTGGCGTCCGCGCTGGCGGGTGCGGCGACGATACGGGTGCGCAGCGCCGCCCCCGACCGGCTCACCTATCTCCAGCGCCCCGACCTCGGACGCAGGCTCCACGACGTGGATCGGGCGCACCTGCCCCGCGACGGCTGGGACGTGGTGTTCGTCGTCGCCGACGGGCTGTCCAGCCGGGCGGTGCACGAGCACGCGGCGGCCGTCGTACGCGCGACGACACAGCGGCTGCCCTCCGACTGGCGTGTCGCTCCCGTCGTACTCGCCGAGCAGGCGCGGGTGGCTCTCGGCGACGACATCGCGCACGCGTTGGGGGCCGGGATGGCCGTCGTCCTCATCGGGGAGCGGCCCGGGATGTCCGCCGCGGACTCGCTCGGCGCGTATCTCACGTACGACCCGCGCCCGGGTCGCACCACCGACGCCGACCGCAACTGCCTCTCCAACATCCGTCCACCCCTCGGCCTGTCCCACACCGACGCGGCGACGAAGCTGGCGACACTGATGCGCAGAGCGCGCGACCTCGGCCGCACCGGCGTATCCCTGAAGGACGAGTCCACCCCCGCGTTGCCTTAG
- a CDS encoding GntR family transcriptional regulator, with protein MPGTGGNGAVTRSTLRQQIADALRDEVLAGRLRPGQAFTVKEIAEQYGVSATPVREALVDLSAQGLLEADQHRGFRVHEYSPDDYRGMIEARSLVTDGMFRSLLAGGMAQADDPRTLAALAGVRRRGEEAQRAATAGDLNILIGYDLRFWRELSALFGNAYLADFLHRLRVQSWVCTVQHLRRVEDLKGHLWAGHTELVDALARRDPGAAHAIVAAYNEHSLALIERLTTG; from the coding sequence ATGCCCGGCACCGGCGGCAACGGCGCCGTAACCCGTAGCACCCTGCGGCAGCAGATCGCGGACGCGCTCCGCGACGAGGTGCTGGCAGGCCGGCTCCGGCCCGGGCAGGCGTTCACCGTGAAGGAGATCGCCGAGCAGTACGGCGTCTCCGCCACCCCCGTCCGCGAGGCCCTCGTCGATCTGTCGGCCCAAGGCCTCCTGGAGGCGGACCAGCACCGCGGCTTCCGCGTGCACGAGTACTCGCCGGACGACTACCGCGGCATGATCGAGGCCCGGAGTCTCGTCACCGACGGGATGTTCCGGAGTCTCCTCGCCGGAGGCATGGCGCAGGCCGACGATCCGCGCACCCTCGCCGCCCTCGCCGGGGTCCGCCGCCGCGGCGAGGAGGCCCAGCGCGCCGCGACGGCCGGCGACCTGAACATCCTCATCGGCTACGACCTGCGCTTCTGGCGCGAGCTGAGCGCCCTGTTCGGCAACGCCTACCTCGCCGACTTCCTGCACCGCCTGCGCGTCCAGTCCTGGGTGTGCACGGTGCAGCACCTGCGCCGGGTGGAGGATCTGAAGGGCCACCTGTGGGCGGGCCACACGGAGCTCGTGGACGCGCTGGCCCGCCGCGACCCGGGCGCGGCGCACGCGATCGTGGCCGCGTACAACGAGCACTCCCTCGCCCTCATCGAGCGCCTGACCACCGGATGA
- a CDS encoding APC family permease: MAVQEGVAPEAAGTPEAPGGAVHRLKPNAIGLLGVVFMAVATAAPITAMTGNVPFMVSAGNGIGAPASYLVAMVVLAIFAVGFTSMAKHITSTGAFYGFISYGLGRTAGLASGLLATFAYVVFEPALIGIFSTFATGTLKDQTGLDVPWWAFAVLMLAVNATGTWFGVSVAEKLLVVLLATEVTILAAMAVSVALHGGGPHGFTFGPVNPVNAFKGTSAGLGLFFAFWSWVGFESTAMYGEESRDPKKIIPKATMISVLGVGVFYVFVSWMAIIGNGESEAVTAASSSNPLALFFNPTEHYVGHWAVDVMQWLMITGSLACGMAFHNCAARYMYALGREGVLPSLQRTIGRTHPQHGSPHIAGLVQTVVSAVLIAAFWLAGKDPYTGTYVLLAILGTMAILVVQAVCSFAVLAYFRKNHPESRHWFKTFTAPLIGGLAMFGVVVLLVSNMGAAAGTESGSLVLKATPWIVALIAAGGVAYATYLKRRAPQRYALLGRTVLEETKER; the protein is encoded by the coding sequence ATGGCAGTGCAAGAGGGCGTGGCCCCTGAGGCGGCGGGCACCCCGGAGGCCCCCGGAGGCGCAGTTCACCGGCTCAAGCCGAACGCGATCGGACTGCTGGGCGTCGTCTTCATGGCCGTCGCCACCGCCGCCCCGATCACCGCCATGACGGGCAACGTGCCCTTCATGGTCTCCGCCGGCAACGGCATCGGCGCCCCGGCGAGCTACCTAGTCGCAATGGTCGTCCTGGCCATCTTTGCGGTCGGCTTCACCTCGATGGCGAAGCACATCACCTCCACCGGCGCCTTCTACGGCTTCATCTCCTACGGCCTCGGCCGCACCGCGGGACTCGCCTCGGGACTCCTCGCGACCTTCGCGTACGTCGTCTTCGAGCCGGCCCTGATCGGCATCTTCTCGACCTTCGCCACCGGAACCCTCAAGGACCAGACGGGACTTGACGTGCCCTGGTGGGCGTTCGCGGTCCTGATGCTCGCCGTCAACGCGACGGGCACGTGGTTCGGAGTGTCCGTCGCCGAGAAGCTGCTCGTCGTACTGCTGGCCACCGAGGTGACGATCCTGGCCGCCATGGCCGTCTCCGTCGCCCTGCACGGCGGCGGTCCGCACGGCTTCACCTTCGGCCCGGTCAATCCGGTCAACGCCTTCAAGGGGACCTCGGCGGGCCTCGGCCTCTTCTTCGCGTTCTGGTCGTGGGTCGGCTTCGAGTCCACGGCGATGTACGGCGAGGAGTCCCGCGACCCGAAGAAGATCATCCCCAAGGCGACGATGATCTCCGTCCTGGGCGTCGGCGTCTTCTACGTCTTCGTCTCCTGGATGGCCATCATCGGCAACGGCGAGAGCGAGGCCGTCACGGCCGCCTCCTCCTCGAACCCGCTCGCCCTGTTCTTCAACCCCACCGAGCACTACGTCGGCCACTGGGCCGTCGACGTCATGCAGTGGCTGATGATCACCGGCTCACTGGCCTGCGGCATGGCCTTCCACAACTGCGCCGCCCGATACATGTACGCGCTGGGCCGCGAGGGCGTCCTCCCCTCGCTCCAGCGCACGATCGGCCGCACCCACCCCCAGCACGGCTCCCCGCACATCGCGGGCCTCGTCCAGACGGTCGTCAGCGCCGTCCTCATCGCCGCGTTCTGGCTGGCCGGCAAGGACCCGTACACCGGCACGTACGTCCTGCTCGCCATCCTCGGCACGATGGCCATCCTGGTGGTGCAGGCGGTCTGCTCCTTCGCGGTGCTGGCGTACTTCCGCAAGAACCACCCCGAGAGCAGGCACTGGTTCAAGACCTTCACCGCCCCGCTCATCGGCGGTCTCGCGATGTTCGGCGTGGTCGTCCTGCTGGTGTCCAACATGGGCGCCGCGGCCGGCACGGAGTCCGGCTCCCTCGTGCTGAAGGCGACCCCCTGGATCGTCGCCCTGATCGCGGCGGGCGGCGTGGCGTACGCGACGTACCTCAAGCGCCGCGCACCGCAGCGGTACGCCCTGCTCGGGCGGACGGTCCTGGAGGAGACCAAGGAGCGGTAG
- a CDS encoding bifunctional metallophosphatase/5'-nucleotidase yields the protein MPVNPMNRREFVKKSAVTGAAVTVAGAVAATPAQAQTVDHKPEKAPRTWSFSILGTTDLHSHVFDWDYYTDAAYKDSKGNSVGVARVATLIKQQRAAKGEDHVLLVDAGDIIQGTSLAYYYARVDPIVAAKGKRAPVHPMAVAMNHMRYDAAALGNHEFNYGIETLRTFEKQCHFPLLGANALDAKTLRPAFQPYTVKRICVPGAPDIKVGILGLTNPGIALWDKDNVSGKMAFTGLVEQAKKYVPRMRALGCDVVFLTDHSGLDGSSSYGSELPYVENASNLVAQQVPGIDAILVGHTHVEVSSYTVKNEETGKDVVLSEPYCWGMRLTVFDFELELHHGQWKVTSTKAQTLNSNTVEEDPEITRLLKADHDLVVKYVDTPVGTCTVDLSAAEACWKDVPVMDFIHQVQMATVASGLSTADAALPLISVAAPFSRTADIPAGNVTIRDVAGLYIYDNTLYGKKLTGAQLKDYLEYAAKYYHQFASGTKVDTATLTNANNFWDYMYDTAAGVEYDIDIAQAEGSRIKNLTYKGVAIADDQVLVVAVNNYRANGGSGYPHIAAADIAYSSTNEIRQLMIDYVTAKGTLDPADFAVTNWKLTQDGTPVFTAS from the coding sequence ATGCCCGTCAATCCCATGAACCGCCGGGAGTTCGTGAAGAAGTCGGCCGTCACCGGGGCGGCCGTCACGGTCGCGGGGGCTGTCGCCGCGACCCCGGCCCAGGCCCAGACCGTGGACCACAAGCCCGAAAAGGCGCCCCGTACCTGGTCGTTCTCCATCCTGGGCACCACCGACCTGCACAGCCACGTCTTCGACTGGGACTACTACACGGACGCGGCCTACAAGGACAGCAAGGGCAACTCCGTGGGCGTCGCCCGCGTCGCCACCCTCATCAAGCAGCAGCGCGCCGCCAAGGGCGAGGACCACGTCCTGCTCGTCGACGCCGGCGACATCATCCAGGGCACCTCGCTGGCGTACTACTACGCCCGTGTGGACCCCATCGTCGCCGCCAAGGGCAAGCGCGCCCCCGTGCACCCCATGGCCGTCGCCATGAACCACATGCGCTACGACGCCGCCGCCCTCGGCAACCACGAGTTCAACTACGGCATCGAGACCCTGCGCACGTTCGAGAAGCAGTGTCACTTCCCGCTGCTCGGCGCCAACGCGCTGGACGCCAAGACGCTGCGTCCGGCCTTCCAGCCGTACACCGTGAAGCGCATCTGTGTCCCCGGCGCCCCGGACATCAAGGTCGGCATCCTCGGCCTCACCAACCCGGGCATCGCCCTGTGGGACAAGGACAACGTCTCCGGGAAGATGGCGTTCACCGGACTCGTCGAGCAGGCGAAGAAGTACGTCCCGCGGATGCGCGCCCTCGGCTGCGACGTCGTGTTCCTCACCGACCACTCGGGCCTGGACGGCAGTTCGTCGTACGGCAGTGAGCTGCCGTACGTCGAGAACGCCTCGAACCTCGTCGCCCAGCAGGTCCCCGGCATCGACGCGATCCTCGTCGGTCACACGCACGTCGAGGTCTCGTCGTACACGGTGAAGAACGAGGAGACCGGCAAGGACGTCGTCCTCTCCGAGCCGTACTGCTGGGGCATGCGCCTGACCGTCTTCGACTTCGAGCTCGAACTCCACCACGGCCAGTGGAAGGTGACGAGCACCAAGGCGCAGACCCTCAACAGCAACACCGTCGAGGAGGACCCGGAGATCACCAGGCTCCTCAAGGCCGACCACGACCTCGTCGTGAAGTACGTCGACACTCCGGTCGGCACCTGCACCGTGGACCTCTCCGCGGCCGAGGCCTGCTGGAAGGACGTCCCGGTGATGGACTTCATCCACCAGGTCCAGATGGCGACGGTGGCCTCCGGCCTGTCCACCGCCGACGCCGCCCTCCCCCTGATCTCCGTCGCCGCGCCCTTCAGCCGCACCGCCGACATCCCGGCGGGCAACGTCACCATCCGCGACGTGGCCGGGCTCTACATCTACGACAACACCCTGTACGGCAAGAAGCTCACGGGCGCCCAGCTCAAGGACTACCTGGAGTACGCGGCGAAGTACTACCACCAGTTCGCGTCCGGCACGAAGGTGGACACGGCCACCCTCACCAACGCCAACAACTTCTGGGACTACATGTACGACACCGCCGCCGGTGTCGAGTACGACATCGACATCGCGCAGGCCGAGGGCTCCCGCATCAAGAACCTCACCTACAAGGGCGTGGCGATCGCCGACGACCAGGTCCTCGTCGTCGCCGTCAACAACTACCGCGCCAACGGCGGCAGCGGCTACCCGCACATCGCGGCCGCCGACATCGCGTACAGCTCCACCAACGAGATCCGCCAGCTGATGATCGACTACGTCACGGCCAAGGGCACCCTCGACCCGGCCGACTTCGCGGTCACCAACTGGAAGCTGACGCAGGACGGGACGCCGGTGTTCACAGCCAGCTGA
- a CDS encoding adenylosuccinate synthase has product MPALVLLGAQWGDEGKGKATDLLGGSVDYVVRYQGGNNAGHTVVVGDQKYALHLLPSGILTPECTPVIGNGVVVDPSVLFSELNGLNERGVDTSKLLISGNAHIITPYNVTVDKVTERFLGKRKIGTTGRGIGPTYADKINRVGIRIQDLYDESILTQKVEAALEVKNQLLTKLYNRRAIEAGQVVEELLGYADRLKPYVADTVLILNQALEQDKVVLFEGGQGTLLDIDHGTYPFVTSSNPTAGGACTGSGVGPTKISRVIGILKAYTTRVGSGPFPTELLDEDGEALRRIGGERGVTTGRDRRCGWFDAVIARYATRVNGLTDFFLTKLDVLTGWEEIPVCVAYEIDGKRVEELPYSQTDFHHAKPIYENLPGWSEDITKAKSFSDLPKNAQAYVKALEDMSGAQISAIGVGPGRDETIEINSFI; this is encoded by the coding sequence GTGCCCGCACTTGTGCTGCTCGGTGCTCAGTGGGGTGACGAAGGCAAGGGAAAGGCCACCGACCTGCTCGGTGGATCCGTGGACTATGTGGTGCGCTACCAGGGCGGCAACAACGCCGGCCACACGGTAGTCGTGGGCGATCAGAAGTACGCCCTCCACCTCCTCCCTTCCGGAATCCTCACGCCGGAGTGCACTCCGGTGATCGGAAACGGAGTCGTCGTCGACCCGTCGGTCCTGTTCTCCGAGCTGAACGGACTGAACGAGCGCGGTGTCGACACCTCCAAGCTTCTGATCAGCGGAAACGCTCACATCATCACGCCGTACAACGTCACTGTCGACAAGGTGACGGAACGCTTCCTCGGGAAGCGGAAGATCGGCACGACCGGGCGTGGCATCGGGCCCACCTACGCGGACAAGATCAACCGCGTCGGCATCCGTATCCAGGACCTCTATGACGAGTCGATCCTCACCCAGAAGGTCGAGGCGGCCCTCGAGGTCAAGAACCAGCTGCTGACCAAGCTCTACAACCGCCGTGCCATCGAGGCCGGGCAGGTCGTCGAGGAGCTGCTGGGCTACGCGGACCGGCTCAAGCCGTACGTCGCGGACACGGTCCTGATCCTGAACCAGGCGCTGGAGCAGGACAAGGTCGTGCTCTTCGAGGGCGGCCAGGGCACGCTCCTCGACATCGACCACGGCACGTACCCCTTCGTGACGTCGTCGAACCCGACGGCCGGCGGTGCCTGCACCGGTTCGGGCGTCGGCCCGACGAAGATCAGCCGGGTCATCGGCATCCTCAAGGCGTACACGACCCGTGTCGGCTCGGGCCCGTTCCCGACCGAGCTTCTCGACGAGGACGGCGAGGCGTTGCGCCGCATCGGTGGCGAGCGCGGTGTCACCACCGGCCGTGACCGCCGCTGCGGCTGGTTCGACGCGGTCATCGCCCGCTACGCGACCCGTGTGAACGGTCTGACCGACTTCTTCCTCACCAAGCTGGACGTCCTGACCGGCTGGGAGGAGATCCCGGTCTGCGTGGCGTACGAGATCGACGGCAAGCGCGTCGAGGAACTCCCGTACTCCCAGACCGACTTCCACCACGCGAAGCCGATCTACGAGAACCTCCCGGGCTGGTCCGAGGACATCACCAAGGCGAAGTCCTTCTCCGACCTGCCGAAGAACGCCCAGGCGTACGTCAAGGCGCTGGAAGACATGTCCGGCGCCCAGATCTCCGCGATCGGCGTCGGCCCGGGCCGCGACGAGACGATCGAGATCAACTCGTTCATCTGA
- a CDS encoding ABC transporter ATP-binding protein produces the protein MTKGRAKGMTKATTKAITVFGLHKSFGGTHALDGLDLDVEAGEVHGFLGPNGSGKSTTIRVLLGLLRGDAGAAQVLGRDPWADAVELHRRVAYVPGDVTLWRNLSGGEVIDLYGRLRGGLDRARRAELIERFELDPTKKGRTYSKGNRQKVALVAAFASDVDLLILDEPTSGLDPLMEEVFQRCVEEERDRGRTVLLSSHILSEVEELCDRVSIIRKGRTVESGTLADLRHLTRTSVSAELAGPPNGLAHLPGVHDLDIQGHRVRLQVETDQLDAVLRSLTDSGVRSLTSTPPTLEELFLRHYQDDVQDDVRVNGEGTMAR, from the coding sequence ATGACGAAGGGCAGGGCCAAGGGAATGACGAAGGCCACGACGAAGGCGATCACCGTCTTTGGGCTGCACAAGTCGTTCGGCGGGACACACGCGCTGGACGGTCTCGACCTGGACGTCGAGGCCGGCGAGGTGCACGGCTTCCTCGGTCCGAACGGCTCCGGGAAGTCCACCACGATCCGGGTCCTGCTGGGCCTGCTGCGCGGCGACGCGGGCGCGGCGCAGGTGCTCGGCCGGGATCCCTGGGCGGACGCGGTGGAGCTGCACCGCCGGGTCGCCTACGTTCCCGGTGACGTCACCCTGTGGCGCAACCTCTCCGGCGGCGAGGTCATCGACCTGTACGGACGGCTGCGCGGGGGGCTCGACCGGGCGCGCCGGGCGGAACTGATCGAGCGCTTCGAACTCGACCCCACCAAGAAGGGACGCACCTACTCCAAGGGCAACCGGCAGAAGGTCGCCCTCGTCGCCGCCTTCGCCTCGGACGTCGACCTGCTGATCCTCGACGAGCCCACGTCGGGTCTCGACCCGCTGATGGAGGAGGTCTTCCAGCGGTGCGTCGAGGAGGAACGCGACCGCGGCCGGACCGTCCTGCTCTCCTCGCACATCCTCAGCGAGGTGGAGGAGCTGTGCGACCGCGTCAGCATCATCCGCAAGGGCCGCACCGTCGAGAGCGGCACCCTCGCCGACCTGCGCCATCTGACCCGTACCAGCGTCAGCGCCGAACTCGCGGGACCGCCCAACGGGCTGGCCCACCTGCCCGGCGTGCACGACCTGGACATCCAGGGCCACCGGGTCAGGCTCCAGGTCGAGACCGACCAGCTCGACGCCGTACTGCGCTCGCTCACCGACTCGGGCGTACGGTCGCTGACCTCGACGCCGCCGACCCTGGAGGAACTGTTCCTGCGGCACTACCAGGACGACGTCCAGGACGACGTCCGGGTGAACGGCGAAGGGACGATGGCGCGATGA
- a CDS encoding ethanolamine ammonia-lyase subunit EutB: protein MSTYSATLGGRTHSFAGLAGLLAAASPERSGDRLAGLAADSAQARVAARWALAEVPLARFLAEPVIPYETDDVTRLIMDSHDTAAFAPVSGLTVGELREWLLSDAANAATLAALAPGLTPEMVAAVSKLMGNADLVAVARKVQVVTAFRSTIGLPGRLATRLQPNHPTDDPAGVAAALLDGLLLGSGDAVIGINPATDSPRAVRDLLDLLDGVIDRYSIPTQSCVLCHVTTSIDLMERGAPVDLVFQSIAGTQAANASFGVTLGLLDEAYEAARSLARGTVGFNALYFETGQGSALSADAHHGVDQQTVEARAYAVARRYDPLLVNTVVGFIGPEYLYDGRQILRAALEDHFCGKLLGLPMGLDICYTNHADADDDDIATMLTMLGVAGASFVICTPGGDDIMLNYQSASYHDALYLREVLGLRPAPEFEAWLGRIGLLDEGGEIRDVAGSGHPLTAIGRGLAA, encoded by the coding sequence ATGAGCACCTACTCCGCCACCCTCGGCGGCCGGACGCACTCCTTCGCCGGTCTCGCGGGGCTGCTCGCCGCCGCGAGCCCCGAGCGTTCCGGCGACCGCCTCGCCGGGCTCGCCGCCGACTCCGCGCAGGCGCGGGTCGCCGCGCGGTGGGCGCTGGCCGAGGTCCCGCTCGCGCGGTTCCTCGCCGAGCCGGTGATCCCGTACGAGACCGACGACGTGACCCGCCTCATCATGGACAGCCACGACACGGCGGCCTTCGCCCCCGTCTCGGGCCTCACGGTGGGGGAGTTGCGCGAATGGCTGCTGTCGGACGCGGCGAACGCGGCGACACTCGCCGCACTCGCCCCCGGACTGACCCCCGAGATGGTCGCCGCGGTGTCGAAACTGATGGGCAACGCGGACCTGGTGGCGGTCGCCCGCAAGGTCCAGGTCGTCACCGCCTTCCGCTCCACGATCGGCCTCCCGGGCCGCCTGGCCACCCGCCTCCAGCCCAACCACCCCACCGACGACCCCGCGGGCGTGGCGGCGGCCCTGCTGGACGGACTGCTCCTCGGCTCCGGCGACGCGGTGATCGGCATCAACCCGGCCACGGACAGTCCCCGGGCGGTACGGGACCTGCTGGACCTCCTGGACGGAGTGATCGACCGCTACTCCATCCCCACCCAGTCCTGCGTCCTGTGCCACGTGACCACCAGCATCGACCTGATGGAACGCGGCGCCCCGGTGGACCTGGTCTTCCAGTCCATCGCCGGTACGCAGGCCGCGAACGCCTCGTTCGGGGTCACGCTGGGGCTCCTGGACGAGGCGTACGAGGCGGCGCGCTCGCTGGCCCGGGGCACGGTCGGCTTCAACGCCCTGTACTTCGAGACGGGGCAGGGCAGCGCGCTCTCCGCCGACGCGCACCACGGGGTGGACCAGCAGACGGTGGAGGCGCGGGCGTACGCGGTCGCCCGCCGCTACGACCCGCTGCTCGTGAACACGGTGGTCGGCTTCATCGGCCCGGAGTACCTCTACGACGGTCGCCAGATCCTCCGCGCGGCCCTGGAGGACCACTTCTGCGGCAAACTGCTCGGCCTGCCCATGGGCCTCGACATCTGCTACACCAACCACGCCGACGCCGATGACGACGACATCGCCACGATGCTCACCATGCTCGGTGTCGCCGGCGCCTCCTTCGTGATCTGCACCCCCGGAGGCGACGACATCATGCTCAACTACCAGTCCGCCTCGTACCACGACGCGTTGTACCTGCGCGAGGTGCTCGGACTGCGCCCGGCACCGGAGTTCGAGGCGTGGCTGGGGCGGATCGGTCTGCTGGACGAAGGTGGCGAGATAAGGGACGTGGCGGGTTCGGGCCATCCACTGACGGCGATCGGGCGGGGGCTGGCGGCATGA
- a CDS encoding GbsR/MarR family transcriptional regulator: MAEPEAVGAVGAVGRDAEAVSRFVEHFAAQLVEAGMPRMPSRVFGALLASDTGALTSVELGEQLRISPAAVSGAVRYLAQVHMVSREREPGSRRERYRVHSDQWYEALTNREAIIKRWEDALREGVGSLGADTPAGARLAETLAFFEFMEGELESMMDRWRVHREQHFGEG, from the coding sequence ATGGCAGAGCCGGAGGCGGTGGGAGCGGTAGGAGCGGTGGGTCGGGACGCGGAGGCGGTCTCGCGGTTCGTCGAGCACTTCGCGGCGCAACTCGTGGAGGCCGGGATGCCCCGGATGCCGTCCCGGGTCTTCGGGGCGCTGCTTGCCTCGGACACCGGCGCTCTGACCTCGGTCGAACTGGGCGAGCAACTGCGGATCAGCCCCGCGGCGGTCTCCGGTGCGGTGCGCTATCTGGCGCAGGTGCACATGGTGTCGCGCGAGCGGGAACCCGGTTCGCGCCGGGAGCGGTACCGCGTGCACAGCGACCAGTGGTACGAGGCGCTCACCAATCGTGAGGCGATCATCAAGCGCTGGGAGGACGCGCTGCGCGAAGGCGTCGGCAGCCTGGGCGCGGACACCCCGGCGGGCGCTCGGCTCGCGGAGACCCTTGCCTTCTTCGAGTTCATGGAGGGCGAGCTGGAGTCGATGATGGACCGCTGGCGTGTCCACCGGGAGCAGCACTTCGGCGAGGGCTGA